GGGCCGTGTTCGTGGTGGAGCTGTTCGGCCGCGTCGATCTCGTCTCGGATCCCCTGACCTTCGTGGTTCCGGGCGAAGCCGTGGTCGTCGGGATCACCCTCGTCGCCGCCGTCGGGTAGCGGGCCGCGGGCGTCGTCGCGCCGAGAGCCGCCGTCGGTCGCGGTCGCGTGTGCGCTTCCGGGATCGGTCCCGGCGAACCGGCCGCCGAGCGGTCCCTCGACCAGCGGTTTGGGGTCGCCCTCGGTCGGTTTCTCGAAGAAGGCGGTGTAGACCACCGGCCAGAAGTACGCGATGTTGAGGACGCCCGAGATCAGCAGGGCGGCGGTGAAGACGAGGCCGCCGGCCGAGACCGTCCCGATCAGCAGGAAGTACTTGCTGACGAAGCCCGCCACGAGCGGGATGCCGGCCATCCCGGCCGCGGCGACGGCGAACGCCCCCATGGTGAGGGGCATGCGGTGGCCGATGCCGGCCATGTTGGAGATGTCGTCGGTGTGGGTCTCGACGTGGAGCGCGCCGGCACAGAAGAAGAGGGTGAGCTTCATGAACGCGTGGGCGGGGATGTGCAGGAGGCCGCCGACCAGCGCGTAGGCGGCGGCGTCGGTCGACCCGGAGCCCGCGGCCGCTGCACCGACCGCCAGCCCGAGAACGATGTAGGAGAGCTGGCTCACCGTCGAAAAGGCGAGCCGGCGCTTGAGGTTGTCCTGCCGGAGCGCGATGATACTCGCCACGACGAGGGTAAAGGCGGCGACGGCGGCGAGGATCGTCCCCATTCCGATCTCGCCGACGAGTCCGGGGCCGAACACGTCCAGCACGACGCGAGCGATGCCGAACACGCCGGACTTGACGACCGCGACCGCATGGAGCAGGCCGGAGACGGGCGTCGGCGCGACCATCGCGTCCGGGAGCCAGGAGTGCAGCGGCATCAGCGCGGCCTTGACGCCGAACCCGCCCGCGAGCAGGGCGAAGGCGACGCGGGCGACCATCGGGTCGGCGTTGGCGAGGCTCGCGATGCCGCCGGGGGTGAACGCGGTCGTGGCAGCGCCCGTGCCCATGCCCGTGAGCCAGAAGACCAGCACCGCGCCGGCGAAGACGGCGACGCCGCCGCCGAAGGTGTAGGTCAGGTACTTCCGGCCGGCGGCGCGGGCCTCGTCGGTCTCGTCGTGGGCGACCAGCGGGTAGGTCGCCACCGTCAGCAGTTCGTAGAACACGAAGATGACGAACAGGTTGCCGGCGAACGCGACCCCCACTGCGGAGGCGACGCTGGCGGCGAACGCCGCGAAGTAGCGCGTCTGGTCGTGTTCGTCCAGCCCGCGCATGTACCCCATCGAGTAGAAACTCGTGATGACCCACAGCAGGCTGGCCAGCAGGCCGAAGAGGATGCCGAGCGCGTCGGCCTGAAGCGCGAACTCGACGCCGGGGAGGAAGGTCCCCAGTTCGGTCCGGTAGACGGTCCCGGAGAGAACCCCCGGAACCATGCTGGCGACGATGCCGAACGCGCCCAGCGCGGCCAGCACCGTCCAAGACTCCCGGAGGTTGGGCCGTCGGCCCGACAGCAGGATCGGAACGATGGCGATTGCGGGCACCAGTACCGCCGCGAGCGGTCGGAGTGAAGGTGTGAATTCGTTCATGGCAGGAGTAGATCGAGCGTCGGTTCGAGCAGTTCGGCGAACGGAACGACGGCAGCGCCGAGCGTCACCGCGAGGACGGCGGCCACGACGACCACCACGTACATCCCGACGGAGGTTCGCCCGCCGTCGGCGACCACCGCGTCCGGCCGAGCGTCGGCGGCCGTCTCACCCTCGGCGTGGTCGTCGGGCGCGGCCGGTTCGCGGAAGTACATCCGCTCGACGAGCCGGGCGAAATAGGCCAGCGTCAACAGCGTCGAGAGGAGGATGACCGCGGCCAGCGGCCACAGCTGGGCCTCGACGGCCCCGACGGCGATGTACCACTTCCCGACGAACCCGACCGCGGGCGGAACGCCGACCATCGCGAAGGCCAGCACCGCGAACGCGCCGGCGGCGTAGGGCATCCGCTCGCTCAGCCCCTCGTACTCGTGGACTTCGCGCGCGCCGGTGGCAGTCGCGATGAGCCCCGCCGCGAGGAACAGGCCGCCCTTCATGATCGCGTGGCCGACGAGGTGGACGATCGCGCCGATCAGCGCGGTTCCGTTCAGGGCCGCGAGCCCCGCGAGCACGAGGCCGAACTGCGAGACCGACGAGTACGCGAGCATCCGCTTGATCTCGGATTGGGAGACCGCGAGCGCGCTGCCGGCGACGATGCTGACGATGGCACCGACGATCAGCAGCGTCCGGGCGGGGTCGACTGCGGCGAAGAAGTCGGGCGTGAACACGGTCAGCGAGATGCGGATCAAGGCGTACGCGAAGGTCGTCGAGACCAGCGCGGAGATGAACCCGCTGACGCTGTCGGGCGAGCCGGCGTAGGCCTCGGGCTGCCAGGTGTGCAGCGGGAAGACGGCGGTCTTGATGAAGAGTCCGATAGCGATGAAGGCGAAGGCGGTCGTCGCCAACACGGAGTCGTGGCCGACGATCGCCGGATCCGCCAGCTTCGTCGACAGGTCGGCCATGTTGAGCGTCCCCGTCCCGATGTAGGCGTAGCCGACGCCGAGCAGGTACAGCGACGCGCCGACGGTGCCGACGATGAGGTACTTCAGCGCGGCGACCGCCGACCGGCCCGAGTCACCGCTGGCGACCAGCGCGTAGGCGGTGAGTCCGGAGATCTCGATGAAGACGTACATGTTGAACACGTCGGCGGTGACGACGACACCGGTCAGGCCGCCGACGAGCAAGAGGTAGGTCGCGTAGAACGGGTTCCCGCGCGGGCCAGCGGTGCGGGCGTAGACGAGGACGCCGAGTGAGACGGCCGCGATCAGCACGATCACCGCCGCGGAGAGGCCGTCGATCACGAGTTCGATCCCGTAGGGGGCCCGGAACCCGCCCACGACGTAGCTGATGCGGCCGGCCGTGAGCGCGCGGTAGCCGAGGTAGCCGGCGAGGCCGAACTGGCCGAGGCCGGCCAAGGCGGCGATGGGCCACCCGGTCTCGGAGCGAACGAGGCCCACGAAGAGGACGACGACCGACGCCACCAGCGGGAGGGCGACGAGGAAGGGGA
This Halorientalis sp. IM1011 DNA region includes the following protein-coding sequences:
- a CDS encoding monovalent cation/H+ antiporter subunit D family protein, whose product is MTDLLPFLVALPLVASVVVLFVGLVRSETGWPIAALAGLGQFGLAGYLGYRALTAGRISYVVGGFRAPYGIELVIDGLSAAVIVLIAAVSLGVLVYARTAGPRGNPFYATYLLLVGGLTGVVVTADVFNMYVFIEISGLTAYALVASGDSGRSAVAALKYLIVGTVGASLYLLGVGYAYIGTGTLNMADLSTKLADPAIVGHDSVLATTAFAFIAIGLFIKTAVFPLHTWQPEAYAGSPDSVSGFISALVSTTFAYALIRISLTVFTPDFFAAVDPARTLLIVGAIVSIVAGSALAVSQSEIKRMLAYSSVSQFGLVLAGLAALNGTALIGAIVHLVGHAIMKGGLFLAAGLIATATGAREVHEYEGLSERMPYAAGAFAVLAFAMVGVPPAVGFVGKWYIAVGAVEAQLWPLAAVILLSTLLTLAYFARLVERMYFREPAAPDDHAEGETAADARPDAVVADGGRTSVGMYVVVVVAAVLAVTLGAAVVPFAELLEPTLDLLLP
- a CDS encoding cation:proton antiporter — protein: MNEFTPSLRPLAAVLVPAIAIVPILLSGRRPNLRESWTVLAALGAFGIVASMVPGVLSGTVYRTELGTFLPGVEFALQADALGILFGLLASLLWVITSFYSMGYMRGLDEHDQTRYFAAFAASVASAVGVAFAGNLFVIFVFYELLTVATYPLVAHDETDEARAAGRKYLTYTFGGGVAVFAGAVLVFWLTGMGTGAATTAFTPGGIASLANADPMVARVAFALLAGGFGVKAALMPLHSWLPDAMVAPTPVSGLLHAVAVVKSGVFGIARVVLDVFGPGLVGEIGMGTILAAVAAFTLVVASIIALRQDNLKRRLAFSTVSQLSYIVLGLAVGAAAAGSGSTDAAAYALVGGLLHIPAHAFMKLTLFFCAGALHVETHTDDISNMAGIGHRMPLTMGAFAVAAAGMAGIPLVAGFVSKYFLLIGTVSAGGLVFTAALLISGVLNIAYFWPVVYTAFFEKPTEGDPKPLVEGPLGGRFAGTDPGSAHATATDGGSRRDDARGPLPDGGDEGDPDDHGFARNHEGQGIRDEIDAAEQLHHEHGPDERIDWEHSRWTGEESTWLMLGPICFAAAGSVALGIVPDAAVFLEIVRLIVENVTGVVV